In Burkholderiales bacterium, a single genomic region encodes these proteins:
- a CDS encoding UDP-glucuronic acid decarboxylase family protein — protein sequence MRNYNSRRRVLVTGGAGFLGSHLCEKLLAAGHSVLCIDNFFTGTRDNIAHLIGHPHFELMRHDITFPLYVEVDEIYNLACPASPVHYQYDPVQTTKTSVHGAINMLGLAKRVRARIMQASTSEVYGDPKVHPQNETYWGHVNPIGLRSCYDEGKRCAETLFFDYHRQHAVRIKVARIFNTYGPRMHPNDGRVVSNFIVQALKGEPITIYGEGTQTRSFCYVDDLIEGFVRLMNTQDDFTGPVNLGNPVEFTIAELAEHVIRLTGSGSKLEFKPLPSDDPLQRQPDISLAKSALGWAPTVQLEDGLKQTIRYFENLLRGAAAAEQRTV from the coding sequence ATGCGCAACTACAACTCGAGACGGCGGGTGCTGGTCACCGGCGGAGCGGGATTTCTCGGCTCCCACCTGTGCGAAAAGCTGCTCGCTGCCGGGCATTCCGTCCTTTGCATCGATAACTTCTTCACCGGCACGAGGGACAACATCGCCCATCTCATCGGGCATCCGCATTTCGAGTTGATGCGGCACGACATCACTTTTCCGCTCTACGTCGAGGTCGACGAGATCTACAACCTGGCGTGTCCCGCATCGCCGGTTCATTACCAGTACGATCCCGTCCAGACGACCAAGACGAGCGTGCACGGCGCGATCAATATGCTCGGCCTCGCCAAGCGCGTGCGCGCCCGCATCATGCAGGCGTCGACCAGCGAGGTCTACGGCGATCCCAAGGTCCATCCGCAGAACGAGACCTACTGGGGCCATGTGAACCCGATCGGGCTGCGCTCCTGCTACGACGAAGGCAAGCGCTGCGCGGAAACGCTGTTCTTCGATTACCACCGCCAGCATGCGGTGCGCATCAAGGTCGCCCGCATCTTCAACACCTACGGCCCGCGCATGCATCCCAACGACGGGCGGGTGGTTTCGAACTTCATCGTCCAGGCGTTGAAAGGCGAGCCGATCACCATTTACGGCGAAGGCACGCAAACCCGCTCGTTCTGCTACGTCGACGATCTGATCGAAGGCTTCGTGCGCCTGATGAATACGCAGGACGACTTCACCGGACCGGTGAATCTCGGCAATCCCGTCGAATTCACGATCGCCGAGCTCGCCGAGCACGTCATACGCCTGACGGGCTCGGGATCGAAGCTCGAGTTCAAGCCGCTGCCGAGCGACGATCCCCTCCAGCGACAGCCCGACATCTCGCTCGCCAAGAGCGCGCTCGGCTGGGCGCCGACGGTGCAGCTCGAGGACGGACTGAAGCAAACCATCCGCTATTTCGAGAACCTGCTGCGCGGTGCGGCTGCGGCCGAGCAGCGGACAGTGTGA
- a CDS encoding GNAT family N-acetyltransferase, whose product MDSSIEPVPDAAPGFSTEIARGGAEVIAALADEWRDMMTGGPCDEPFYTPEWIGAYARSFGRASEFLAVTARRAGRLVAVLPLVRERRTFAGIPVRMLRSAGNAHTCRYELVHCREHREDAVRSIWLALLRDSAWDTLLLEFAPPDGAAAQLARHAASTHCRVGEAPALPQPFVSLSTCAGDFDVLLAGLDAKFRANVRRRRRKLEARGPLALVHAVGADDRLRQFYALERAGWKGSQGTAIACDHTVQAFYEEAAAKAAARGYLSLYSLEQERRPVAMYLGLEYAGRYCLLKTAYDEALREYSPGQLITHDVLRDLVERGSRELDFLGGPMDWKSDWKPRERPLSDFHVYRGAAGRALHALRFRVRPLVSRALRRVKARS is encoded by the coding sequence ATGGACTCTTCCATCGAGCCTGTGCCGGACGCCGCCCCTGGGTTTTCGACGGAGATCGCACGCGGCGGCGCCGAGGTCATCGCCGCGCTCGCGGACGAGTGGCGGGACATGATGACCGGCGGGCCGTGCGACGAGCCGTTCTACACGCCCGAGTGGATAGGCGCCTACGCGCGCAGCTTCGGGCGCGCGAGCGAATTTCTCGCGGTCACCGCGCGCCGCGCGGGCAGGCTGGTGGCGGTGCTGCCTCTGGTGCGCGAGCGGCGTACTTTCGCCGGAATACCCGTGCGCATGCTGCGCAGCGCAGGCAATGCCCACACCTGCCGCTACGAGCTCGTGCACTGCCGCGAGCATCGCGAGGATGCGGTCCGCTCCATATGGCTGGCGCTCCTCCGAGACAGCGCATGGGACACGCTGCTGCTCGAGTTCGCGCCGCCGGATGGCGCGGCGGCGCAGCTCGCCCGCCATGCCGCATCGACACACTGCCGCGTCGGTGAAGCGCCCGCGCTGCCGCAGCCGTTCGTCTCTCTATCGACCTGCGCAGGCGACTTCGACGTCCTGCTTGCCGGCCTCGATGCGAAGTTCCGGGCGAACGTGCGGCGCCGCAGACGCAAGCTCGAGGCACGCGGACCGCTCGCGCTGGTGCACGCCGTCGGCGCGGACGACCGGCTGCGCCAGTTCTATGCGCTCGAGCGTGCGGGCTGGAAAGGAAGCCAGGGCACTGCGATCGCGTGCGATCACACTGTCCAGGCGTTCTACGAAGAGGCGGCCGCGAAAGCCGCGGCGCGAGGTTACCTGTCGCTGTACTCACTGGAGCAGGAGCGCCGGCCTGTCGCGATGTACCTCGGCCTCGAATACGCGGGCCGCTATTGCCTGCTGAAGACCGCGTACGACGAAGCGCTGCGCGAATATTCGCCGGGACAGCTGATCACGCACGACGTGTTGCGCGACCTCGTCGAGCGCGGCTCGCGGGAGCTCGATTTTCTCGGCGGCCCCATGGACTGGAAGTCGGACTGGAAGCCGCGCGAGCGTCCGCTCAGCGATTTCCACGTCTATCGCGGCGCCGCCGGGCGCGCGCTGCACGCGTTGCGTTTTCGCGTGCGGCCGCTCGTGTCGAGAGCGCTGCGCCGCGTGAAGGCGCGATCGTGA
- a CDS encoding DegT/DnrJ/EryC1/StrS family aminotransferase, with the protein MSGVAAELHGSASEYWATELPALSPSMLVSRRAGAGSAFPFDAPNVQYVHFARNAIYHLARQWRLDGGEVLMPAYFHGVELEALLAAGARPRFFAVRNGMRVDPEDVIDAITPATRAVYLIHYAGFPGPADAIEAICRARGLLFLEDCALALLSKAGSRPLGSFGDAAVFCLYKTLPTPDGGAVVMKEGRLEFVGVTPNFLGAARTTAAAVLTSLERGGGVMRSMARCVKAVGKAATPRAQAEWVDVGTQHFGTADVDLLMSSVSHRIVAAQDFTAIVEARRRNYLQLRSLLSDLAEPVHAALPDGVCPLFYPFTTGRKLELWTRLRAAGVQAVLFWLGGDHGPRPGEFPDVDVLRRTVLELPCHQDMTAEKIERLARLVRRELAAIG; encoded by the coding sequence GTGAGCGGGGTCGCCGCGGAGCTGCACGGCAGCGCGAGCGAGTACTGGGCGACCGAGCTGCCGGCGCTTTCGCCGTCGATGCTGGTGTCGCGCCGTGCGGGCGCCGGGAGCGCGTTTCCTTTCGACGCACCGAACGTGCAGTACGTCCACTTCGCGCGCAACGCGATCTATCACCTGGCACGGCAATGGCGGCTCGACGGAGGCGAAGTGCTGATGCCGGCGTATTTCCACGGGGTCGAGCTCGAGGCCCTGCTCGCGGCGGGCGCGCGGCCGCGCTTCTTCGCCGTGCGCAACGGCATGCGCGTCGACCCCGAGGACGTCATCGACGCGATCACCCCGGCGACGCGCGCGGTGTATCTCATCCATTACGCGGGCTTTCCCGGCCCGGCCGATGCGATCGAGGCGATCTGCCGCGCGCGCGGGCTGCTTTTCCTGGAGGATTGCGCGCTCGCGCTGCTCTCGAAGGCGGGCTCGCGCCCGCTCGGAAGTTTCGGGGACGCTGCGGTGTTCTGCCTCTACAAGACGCTGCCCACGCCCGATGGCGGCGCGGTGGTGATGAAGGAAGGCCGGCTCGAATTCGTAGGGGTGACACCGAACTTTCTCGGAGCGGCGCGGACCACCGCGGCCGCGGTTCTGACGTCGCTCGAACGCGGCGGGGGAGTGATGCGATCCATGGCGCGCTGCGTGAAAGCGGTCGGCAAGGCGGCGACGCCCCGGGCGCAGGCCGAATGGGTCGACGTCGGGACGCAGCACTTCGGTACCGCCGATGTAGACCTGCTGATGAGCAGCGTGTCGCACCGCATCGTGGCAGCACAGGATTTCACCGCGATCGTCGAGGCGCGCCGTCGCAACTACCTTCAACTGCGCAGCCTGCTGTCCGATCTCGCAGAGCCGGTGCACGCGGCGCTGCCCGACGGCGTGTGCCCGCTGTTCTATCCGTTCACGACCGGGCGTAAGCTCGAGCTGTGGACGCGGCTGCGCGCGGCGGGCGTACAGGCGGTGCTGTTCTGGCTGGGCGGCGATCACGGACCGCGGCCGGGAGAATTTCCGGACGTCGATGTCCTGCGGCGCACGGTGCTCGAGTTGCCGTGCCATCAGGACATGACGGCCGAGAAGATCGAGCGCCTTGCACGTCTCGTGCGGCGCGAGCTTGCGGCCATCGGCTGA
- a CDS encoding class I SAM-dependent methyltransferase: MSAPDVRDVQLERCPHPYGGNALRSLIPPGSQRVLDFGCDDGAFLASLTGVPELYGCDINPERVERARANVPRGKFVVVGATPETPFEDNFFDAVTLLSVLEHVPDERALLAEIHRILKPGGRAIVLVPHKGLFAFADPGNVKFRFPRLHKLVHLMSSRSSRDEYARRFEGQSKEGTIGCHSNRWHVHYSAGELKALLHDHFEVERMHGFCLFNHILSSMHTASSLVFRSARFPVVRMFEKLVHWDFNVQPGRASAFIVVAARKRATA; the protein is encoded by the coding sequence TTGAGCGCACCCGATGTGCGCGACGTGCAGCTCGAGCGTTGCCCGCATCCTTACGGCGGCAACGCTTTGCGCAGCCTCATTCCGCCGGGCTCGCAGCGCGTGCTCGATTTCGGCTGTGACGACGGCGCTTTCCTCGCCAGCCTCACCGGAGTGCCGGAGCTCTACGGCTGCGACATCAACCCGGAACGTGTCGAGCGTGCGCGCGCCAACGTGCCCCGGGGAAAGTTCGTCGTCGTCGGCGCAACACCCGAAACGCCGTTCGAGGACAATTTCTTCGACGCCGTGACGCTGCTCTCGGTGCTCGAGCACGTGCCCGACGAACGGGCGTTGCTCGCAGAGATCCATCGCATACTGAAACCCGGAGGACGCGCCATCGTCCTGGTCCCGCACAAGGGTCTGTTTGCTTTCGCCGACCCGGGCAACGTCAAGTTCCGCTTCCCGCGTTTGCACAAGCTCGTCCACCTCATGTCGTCGCGCTCCAGCCGTGACGAATACGCGCGCCGCTTCGAAGGCCAGTCCAAGGAAGGGACGATCGGCTGTCACTCGAACCGCTGGCACGTCCACTATTCGGCGGGCGAGCTCAAGGCTCTGCTGCACGATCACTTCGAGGTCGAGCGCATGCACGGCTTCTGCCTTTTCAACCACATACTGTCTTCGATGCACACCGCTTCATCGCTGGTGTTCAGGTCGGCACGCTTCCCCGTCGTGAGGATGTTCGAGAAGCTGGTGCACTGGGACTTCAACGTCCAGCCGGGGCGGGCATCCGCGTTCATCGTGGTCGCCGCACGCAAACGCGCGACGGCGTAA
- a CDS encoding acyltransferase: protein MTQSAPDTSTPDGDNGRLRPLRGHRLLLAECFEPLVRIAAWFGVLAGRSRFPTEMKLRGALLGGASSGWRIGRNIQFAGAFERFRFGEGVVLYGNTYLDAHGKAGTVTIGARSHVDQFCVLYGQGGLSLGPDCAIASGVVIYSQSNQDLLRDGTPVTRQPPRYAAVRIGDAVWIGAKACILPGVSIGAGSIVGAGSVVLHDIPAGSTAYGVPARIAGQRQRDSAT, encoded by the coding sequence ATGACGCAGTCGGCGCCGGATACGTCCACGCCGGACGGGGACAACGGCCGCCTGCGCCCGCTGCGCGGCCATCGCCTGCTGCTGGCCGAGTGCTTCGAACCGCTCGTGCGCATCGCGGCGTGGTTCGGCGTGCTCGCCGGTCGCAGCCGCTTTCCCACCGAGATGAAGCTGCGCGGAGCGCTGCTCGGCGGCGCGTCCAGCGGCTGGAGGATCGGGCGCAACATTCAGTTCGCCGGGGCGTTCGAACGGTTTCGTTTCGGCGAGGGCGTCGTGCTCTACGGGAACACCTATCTCGACGCGCACGGAAAGGCCGGCACCGTGACCATCGGCGCACGCTCGCACGTCGATCAATTCTGCGTGCTCTACGGCCAGGGCGGCCTCTCCCTGGGCCCGGACTGCGCGATCGCGAGCGGCGTAGTCATCTACAGCCAGTCGAACCAGGACCTGCTGCGTGACGGCACACCGGTGACCCGGCAACCGCCCCGCTACGCAGCGGTGCGCATCGGAGACGCCGTGTGGATTGGGGCAAAGGCGTGCATCCTGCCTGGAGTTTCGATCGGCGCGGGCAGTATCGTCGGCGCCGGATCCGTGGTGCTGCACGACATACCGGCTGGATCGACGGCGTACGGCGTTCCCGCCAGGATCGCCGGGCAGCGACAGCGCGATTCCGCGACATGA
- a CDS encoding glycosyltransferase family 4 protein, with product MNTPKILYFTPGCFDKGGISRYNRFQIRALREIAGEANVQVFSLLPRSKDDLEEPFDVAWAPVSSSHTLNKLDFSARVALRALRSKPDVIWVAHVYMSPLAVGLARMVKAKTVLNTYGLEVWSGLSPPRQRGLRACEEVIADCRFTARYLEDSGYRAPDSVKVIWDTVDVSRFTPGLPPRSVVEKYRIPDPAAHVNLLTLGRMSRGADHKGYRRLLEAFALAAPRVPELRLVYGGSGELVEVLRERAHALGFGDRVHFTGSVHEADLPDVYRCGHIFSLVSDRSTGRGEGVPVTPLEAAACALPILVGNQDGSPEAVEAGGNGYVLDSFDLPAHAEAIVELARSPESRSRMGAAGARRVNSEFSYNTFRDKHRAFLESLSSPPSSP from the coding sequence ATGAACACCCCGAAGATTCTCTATTTCACTCCCGGCTGTTTCGACAAGGGAGGCATCAGCCGCTACAACCGCTTTCAGATCCGCGCCCTGAGGGAGATCGCGGGTGAAGCCAACGTGCAGGTGTTTTCTCTGCTGCCGCGCTCCAAGGACGACCTCGAGGAGCCGTTCGACGTCGCCTGGGCGCCGGTGAGCTCGAGCCATACGCTGAACAAGCTCGACTTCAGCGCGCGCGTCGCGCTCCGCGCGCTACGGTCGAAACCCGACGTCATCTGGGTTGCCCACGTCTACATGTCGCCGCTGGCGGTAGGTCTGGCGAGGATGGTGAAGGCGAAGACCGTCCTCAACACCTACGGACTTGAAGTCTGGAGCGGTCTGTCGCCGCCGAGGCAGCGAGGCCTGAGAGCATGCGAGGAAGTCATCGCCGATTGCCGCTTCACGGCGCGCTACCTCGAGGACTCGGGATACCGCGCGCCCGACAGCGTGAAGGTCATCTGGGATACGGTCGACGTGAGCCGCTTCACGCCCGGCTTGCCACCGCGCTCGGTGGTCGAGAAATACCGCATCCCCGACCCGGCCGCGCACGTCAATCTGCTCACCCTCGGCCGCATGTCACGAGGCGCCGATCACAAAGGCTATCGCAGGCTGCTCGAAGCGTTCGCGCTCGCCGCGCCTCGCGTGCCGGAGCTGCGTCTCGTCTACGGCGGCAGCGGCGAGCTGGTCGAAGTGCTCCGCGAGCGAGCGCACGCGCTCGGCTTCGGCGATCGCGTTCACTTCACCGGGTCCGTCCACGAGGCCGACCTCCCGGACGTCTATCGGTGCGGCCATATTTTCTCGCTGGTCAGCGACCGCAGCACCGGCAGGGGAGAAGGCGTGCCCGTGACGCCGCTGGAAGCCGCGGCGTGCGCGTTGCCGATACTCGTCGGCAACCAGGACGGGTCGCCCGAAGCGGTCGAAGCAGGCGGCAACGGCTACGTGCTCGACTCGTTCGATCTGCCGGCGCACGCGGAGGCGATCGTCGAGCTGGCGAGATCACCTGAGTCGCGCAGCCGGATGGGAGCTGCGGGTGCGCGCAGGGTGAATTCCGAATTCTCCTATAATACGTTCCGCGATAAACATCGCGCGTTCCTCGAGTCCCTGTCTTCCCCTCCGTCATCGCCGTGA